A part of Loxodonta africana isolate mLoxAfr1 chromosome 11, mLoxAfr1.hap2, whole genome shotgun sequence genomic DNA contains:
- the ARHGEF1 gene encoding rho guanine nucleotide exchange factor 1 isoform X1, which yields MQAAEEMARGAAPGPPRPGLVPISIIGAEDEDFENELETNAEEQNSQFQSLEQVKRRPVHLIALLQHVALQFEPAPLLCCLHADMLSTLGPKEFKKAFIDFYHSFLDKTAVLRVSVPANVAFELDRTRPDLISEDIQRRFVQEVVQSQQAAISRQLEDFRSKRLMGMTPWEQELAHLEAWAGRDRTTYEARERLTAERLLTHLEEMQPTISTDEEKSAAVVNAISVYMRHLGVRTKSGDKKSGRNFFRKKNRRPDEPPKTKKGLSSILDAARWNRGEPQVPDFRHLKIEAEADKQGSTERKGGLAVPSRDRNVGVPGQDTLGVSLHPLSGDSPDREPGVDPPLELGDLPLQGPTNLEPPAAPESTEEGADTERRWKRLSGRLGRSESLRVSDRRRPSRGSLGAKGRGGGRSRSDVDMDPSSATAVLGPARRATPEPGDEGEPGRLGLELEPEEPPGWRELVPPDTLHSLPKSQVKRQEVISELLVTEAAHVRMLRVLHDLFYQPMAEGGFFPQDELQNIFPSLDELIEVHSLFLDSLMKRRQDSGYLIEEIGDVLLARFDGAEGTWFQKISSRFCSRQSFALEQLKAKQRKDPRFCAFVQDAESRPRCRRLQLKDMIPTEMQRLTKYPLLLQSIGQNTEEPAERKKVERAAECCREILHHVNQAVRDMEDLLRLKDYQRRLDLSHLRQSSDPMLSEFKNLDITKKKLVHEGPLTWRVTKDKAVEVHVLLLDDLLLLLQRQDERLLLKSHSRTLTPTPDGKTMLRPVLRLTSAMTREVATDHKAFYVIFTWDQEAQIYELVAQTVSERKNWCALITETAGSLKVPAPASRPKPPRTSPSSTREPLLSSSENSNGGREMPPPDGRMERILSDLLPFCRPGPEGQLAATALQKVLSLKQLLLPVKEDSGAGPPREGDGVPGGGPLSLSQTQKVQEKLLSLEETVKRLEEMEEEFCRLRLLLSQLGGNTAPQPGCT from the exons ATGCAGGCAGCGGAAGAAATGGCCCGAGGGGCG GCCCCAGGGCCCCCCCGGCCTGGCCTGGTGCCCATCAGCATCATCGGGGCTGAGGACGAAGATTTTGAGAATGAGCTGGAGACG AATGCAGAGGAGCAGAACAGCCAgttccagagcctggagcaggTGAAGCGGCGCCCAGTCCACCTCATAGCCCTCCTGCAGCACGTGGCCCTGCAGTTCGAGCCAGCACCCCTG CTCTGCTGCCTCCACGCGGACATGCTGAGCACCCTGGGCCCCAAGGAGTTCAAGAAGGCCTTTATTGACTTCTACCACAGCTTCCTGGATAAGACAGCG GTTCTGCGGGTGTCAGTGCCTGCCAACGTCGCCTTTGAACTTG ACCGTACGCGGCCTGACCTCATCTCTGAGGACATCCAGCGGCGGTTCGTGCAGGAGGTGGTGCAGAGCCAGCAGGCGGCCATCAGCCGGCAGCTGGAGGACTTCCGCTCTAAGCGGCTCATGGGCATGACGCCCTGGGAGCAGGAGCTGGCCCATCTGGAGGCCTGGGCTGGACGGGACCGCACCACCTATGAGGCCCGGGAGCGGCTCACGGCCGAGCGGCTACTGACCCACCTTGAGGAGATGCA ACCCACCATCTCTACCGATGAAGAAAAGAG TGCTGCTGTGGTCAACGCCATCAGCGTGTACATGCGCCACCTTGGGGTGCGAACCAAGAGCGGGGACAAGAAATCGGGAAGGAACTTCTTCCGGAAAAAG AACCGGCGGCCAGATGAGCCTCCCAAGACCAAGAAAGGACTGAGCAGCATCCTGGATGCCGCCCGCTGGAACCGGGGAGAGCCCCAGG TGCCAGATTTTCGACACCTCAAAATCGAGGCTGAAG CTGATAAGCAAGGCTCTACAGAACGGAAGGGAGGCCTGGCAGTGCCTTCTCGAGACCGAAATGTTGGGGTTCCTGGGCAAGACACCCTCGGAGTTTCTCTGCACCCTCTGTCTGGGGACAGCCCAGACCGAGAACCAG GTGTTGACCCCCCACTGGAGCTGGGGGACCTGCCCCTGCAGGGCCCAACAAACCTGGAGCCCCCGGCAGCCCCAGAGAGCACTGAGGAGGGTGCTGACACAGAGAG aaggtggaagag GCTATCAGGGCGTCTGGGGCGCTCGGAGAGCCTGCGGGTGAGTGACCGCCGCCGGCCTTCCCGGGGCAGCCTCGGGGCTAAGGGCCGGGGTGGGGGCCGCTCCCGGAGCGACGTGGACATGGACCCCAGCTCCGCCACGGCTGTGCTTGGCCCTGCCCGACGAGCCAC CCCTGAGCCTGGAGATGAGGGGGAGCCAGGGCGGTTGGGACTAGAGCTGGAACCAGAGGAGCCCCCTGGCTGGCGGGAACTGGTCCCGCCGGACACCCTGCACAGCCTGCCCAAGAGCCAGGTGAAGCGGCAGGAAGTCATTAGCG agctgctggtgacgGAGGCGGCACACGTGCGCATGCTTCGGGTGCTGCATGACCTCTTCTACCAGCCCATGGCGGAGGGTGGCTTCTTCCCGCAGGATGAGCTGCAGAACATCTTTCCCAGCCTGGACGAGCTCATCGAGGTGCATT CCTTATTCCTTGATAGCCTGATGAAGCGGAGACAGGACAGTGGCTACCTCATTGAGGAGATTGGGGATGTGCTGCTGGCCCGG tttgatGGTGCTGAGGGCACGTGGTTCCAGAAAATCTCCTCCCGCTTCTGCAGCCGGCAGTCTTTTGCCTTAGAGCAGCTCAAAGCCAAACAGCGCAAGGATCCTCGATTCTGTGCCTTTGTGCAG GATGCCGAGAGCCGTCCACGGTGTCGCCGCTTACAGCTGAAGGACATGATCCCCACTGAGATGCAGCGCCTGACCAAGTACCCCCTGCTCCTCCAAAGCATCGGACAGAATACAG AAGAGCCTGCGGAACGGAAGAAAGTGGAGCGGGCGGCCGAGTGCTGCCGGGAAATTCTGCACCACGTCAACCAGGCCGTGCGCGACATGGAGGACCTGCTG AGGCTCAAGGATTATCAGCGGCGCCTGGACTTGTCCCACCTTCGTCAGAGCAGCGACCCCATGCTGAGCGAGTTCAAG AACCTGGACATCACCAAGAAAAAGTTGGTTCATGAGGGCCCGCTGACATGGCGAGTGACGAAGGACAAGGCTGTGG AGGTTCATGTGCTACTGCTGGAtgacctgctgctgctgctgcagcgCCAGGATGAGCGGCTGCTGCTCAAATCGCACAGCCGCACGCTGACGCCCACACCAGATGGCAAGACCATGCTGCGGCCTGTGCTGCGGCTCACCTCCGCCATGACCCGAGAGGTGGCCACTG ATCACAAAGCCTTCTACGTCATTTTCACTTGGGACCAGGAGGCCCAGATATATGAGCTGGTGGCACAGACAGTGTCTGAGAGGAAGAA CTGGTGTGCCCTCATCACGGAGACCGCTGGATCCCTGAAAGTCCCCGCCCCCGCCTCCCGCCCAAAACCCCCCCGGACCAGCCCAAGCAG CACTCGAGAACCCCTGCTCAGCAGCTCTGAAAACAGCAACGGTGGCAGAGAGATGCCTCCACCTGATG GCCGTATGGAGAGAATCCTCAGTGACCTCCTGCCCTTCTGCAGACCAGGCCCTGAGGGCCAGCTCGCTGCCACCGCCCTTCAGAAAG TGCTGTCCTTGAAGCAGCTCCTGTTGCCTGTGAAGGAAGACAGCGGGGCAGGGCCTCCCCGAGAAGGGGATGGGGTCCCGGGTGGTGGTCCCCTGAGCCTATCGCAGACCCAGAAGGTCCAGGAGAAGCTGCTCAGTCTGGAGGAGACCGTGAAGCGGCTGGAG gaGATGGAGGAGGAATTTTGCCGCCTTCGACTCCTCCTATCTCAGCTGGGTGGGAACACTGCTCCCCAGCCTGGCTGCACCTGA
- the ARHGEF1 gene encoding rho guanine nucleotide exchange factor 1 isoform X2 produces MQAAEEMARGAAPGPPRPGLVPISIIGAEDEDFENELETNAEEQNSQFQSLEQVKRRPVHLIALLQHVALQFEPAPLLCCLHADMLSTLGPKEFKKAFIDFYHSFLDKTAVLRVSVPANVAFELDRTRPDLISEDIQRRFVQEVVQSQQAAISRQLEDFRSKRLMGMTPWEQELAHLEAWAGRDRTTYEARERLTAERLLTHLEEMQPTISTDEEKSAAVVNAISVYMRHLGVRTKSGDKKSGRNFFRKKNRRPDEPPKTKKGLSSILDAARWNRGEPQVPDFRHLKIEAEADKQGSTERKGGLAVPSRDRNVGVPGQDTLGVSLHPLSGDSPDREPGVDPPLELGDLPLQGPTNLEPPAAPESTEEGADTERLSGRLGRSESLRVSDRRRPSRGSLGAKGRGGGRSRSDVDMDPSSATAVLGPARRATPEPGDEGEPGRLGLELEPEEPPGWRELVPPDTLHSLPKSQVKRQEVISELLVTEAAHVRMLRVLHDLFYQPMAEGGFFPQDELQNIFPSLDELIEVHSLFLDSLMKRRQDSGYLIEEIGDVLLARFDGAEGTWFQKISSRFCSRQSFALEQLKAKQRKDPRFCAFVQDAESRPRCRRLQLKDMIPTEMQRLTKYPLLLQSIGQNTEEPAERKKVERAAECCREILHHVNQAVRDMEDLLRLKDYQRRLDLSHLRQSSDPMLSEFKNLDITKKKLVHEGPLTWRVTKDKAVEVHVLLLDDLLLLLQRQDERLLLKSHSRTLTPTPDGKTMLRPVLRLTSAMTREVATDHKAFYVIFTWDQEAQIYELVAQTVSERKNWCALITETAGSLKVPAPASRPKPPRTSPSSTREPLLSSSENSNGGREMPPPDGRMERILSDLLPFCRPGPEGQLAATALQKVLSLKQLLLPVKEDSGAGPPREGDGVPGGGPLSLSQTQKVQEKLLSLEETVKRLEEMEEEFCRLRLLLSQLGGNTAPQPGCT; encoded by the exons ATGCAGGCAGCGGAAGAAATGGCCCGAGGGGCG GCCCCAGGGCCCCCCCGGCCTGGCCTGGTGCCCATCAGCATCATCGGGGCTGAGGACGAAGATTTTGAGAATGAGCTGGAGACG AATGCAGAGGAGCAGAACAGCCAgttccagagcctggagcaggTGAAGCGGCGCCCAGTCCACCTCATAGCCCTCCTGCAGCACGTGGCCCTGCAGTTCGAGCCAGCACCCCTG CTCTGCTGCCTCCACGCGGACATGCTGAGCACCCTGGGCCCCAAGGAGTTCAAGAAGGCCTTTATTGACTTCTACCACAGCTTCCTGGATAAGACAGCG GTTCTGCGGGTGTCAGTGCCTGCCAACGTCGCCTTTGAACTTG ACCGTACGCGGCCTGACCTCATCTCTGAGGACATCCAGCGGCGGTTCGTGCAGGAGGTGGTGCAGAGCCAGCAGGCGGCCATCAGCCGGCAGCTGGAGGACTTCCGCTCTAAGCGGCTCATGGGCATGACGCCCTGGGAGCAGGAGCTGGCCCATCTGGAGGCCTGGGCTGGACGGGACCGCACCACCTATGAGGCCCGGGAGCGGCTCACGGCCGAGCGGCTACTGACCCACCTTGAGGAGATGCA ACCCACCATCTCTACCGATGAAGAAAAGAG TGCTGCTGTGGTCAACGCCATCAGCGTGTACATGCGCCACCTTGGGGTGCGAACCAAGAGCGGGGACAAGAAATCGGGAAGGAACTTCTTCCGGAAAAAG AACCGGCGGCCAGATGAGCCTCCCAAGACCAAGAAAGGACTGAGCAGCATCCTGGATGCCGCCCGCTGGAACCGGGGAGAGCCCCAGG TGCCAGATTTTCGACACCTCAAAATCGAGGCTGAAG CTGATAAGCAAGGCTCTACAGAACGGAAGGGAGGCCTGGCAGTGCCTTCTCGAGACCGAAATGTTGGGGTTCCTGGGCAAGACACCCTCGGAGTTTCTCTGCACCCTCTGTCTGGGGACAGCCCAGACCGAGAACCAG GTGTTGACCCCCCACTGGAGCTGGGGGACCTGCCCCTGCAGGGCCCAACAAACCTGGAGCCCCCGGCAGCCCCAGAGAGCACTGAGGAGGGTGCTGACACAGAGAG GCTATCAGGGCGTCTGGGGCGCTCGGAGAGCCTGCGGGTGAGTGACCGCCGCCGGCCTTCCCGGGGCAGCCTCGGGGCTAAGGGCCGGGGTGGGGGCCGCTCCCGGAGCGACGTGGACATGGACCCCAGCTCCGCCACGGCTGTGCTTGGCCCTGCCCGACGAGCCAC CCCTGAGCCTGGAGATGAGGGGGAGCCAGGGCGGTTGGGACTAGAGCTGGAACCAGAGGAGCCCCCTGGCTGGCGGGAACTGGTCCCGCCGGACACCCTGCACAGCCTGCCCAAGAGCCAGGTGAAGCGGCAGGAAGTCATTAGCG agctgctggtgacgGAGGCGGCACACGTGCGCATGCTTCGGGTGCTGCATGACCTCTTCTACCAGCCCATGGCGGAGGGTGGCTTCTTCCCGCAGGATGAGCTGCAGAACATCTTTCCCAGCCTGGACGAGCTCATCGAGGTGCATT CCTTATTCCTTGATAGCCTGATGAAGCGGAGACAGGACAGTGGCTACCTCATTGAGGAGATTGGGGATGTGCTGCTGGCCCGG tttgatGGTGCTGAGGGCACGTGGTTCCAGAAAATCTCCTCCCGCTTCTGCAGCCGGCAGTCTTTTGCCTTAGAGCAGCTCAAAGCCAAACAGCGCAAGGATCCTCGATTCTGTGCCTTTGTGCAG GATGCCGAGAGCCGTCCACGGTGTCGCCGCTTACAGCTGAAGGACATGATCCCCACTGAGATGCAGCGCCTGACCAAGTACCCCCTGCTCCTCCAAAGCATCGGACAGAATACAG AAGAGCCTGCGGAACGGAAGAAAGTGGAGCGGGCGGCCGAGTGCTGCCGGGAAATTCTGCACCACGTCAACCAGGCCGTGCGCGACATGGAGGACCTGCTG AGGCTCAAGGATTATCAGCGGCGCCTGGACTTGTCCCACCTTCGTCAGAGCAGCGACCCCATGCTGAGCGAGTTCAAG AACCTGGACATCACCAAGAAAAAGTTGGTTCATGAGGGCCCGCTGACATGGCGAGTGACGAAGGACAAGGCTGTGG AGGTTCATGTGCTACTGCTGGAtgacctgctgctgctgctgcagcgCCAGGATGAGCGGCTGCTGCTCAAATCGCACAGCCGCACGCTGACGCCCACACCAGATGGCAAGACCATGCTGCGGCCTGTGCTGCGGCTCACCTCCGCCATGACCCGAGAGGTGGCCACTG ATCACAAAGCCTTCTACGTCATTTTCACTTGGGACCAGGAGGCCCAGATATATGAGCTGGTGGCACAGACAGTGTCTGAGAGGAAGAA CTGGTGTGCCCTCATCACGGAGACCGCTGGATCCCTGAAAGTCCCCGCCCCCGCCTCCCGCCCAAAACCCCCCCGGACCAGCCCAAGCAG CACTCGAGAACCCCTGCTCAGCAGCTCTGAAAACAGCAACGGTGGCAGAGAGATGCCTCCACCTGATG GCCGTATGGAGAGAATCCTCAGTGACCTCCTGCCCTTCTGCAGACCAGGCCCTGAGGGCCAGCTCGCTGCCACCGCCCTTCAGAAAG TGCTGTCCTTGAAGCAGCTCCTGTTGCCTGTGAAGGAAGACAGCGGGGCAGGGCCTCCCCGAGAAGGGGATGGGGTCCCGGGTGGTGGTCCCCTGAGCCTATCGCAGACCCAGAAGGTCCAGGAGAAGCTGCTCAGTCTGGAGGAGACCGTGAAGCGGCTGGAG gaGATGGAGGAGGAATTTTGCCGCCTTCGACTCCTCCTATCTCAGCTGGGTGGGAACACTGCTCCCCAGCCTGGCTGCACCTGA
- the ARHGEF1 gene encoding rho guanine nucleotide exchange factor 1 isoform X3, translating to MQAAEEMARGAAPGPPRPGLVPISIIGAEDEDFENELETNAEEQNSQFQSLEQVKRRPVHLIALLQHVALQFEPAPLLCCLHADMLSTLGPKEFKKAFIDFYHSFLDKTAVLRVSVPANVAFELDRTRPDLISEDIQRRFVQEVVQSQQAAISRQLEDFRSKRLMGMTPWEQELAHLEAWAGRDRTTYEARERLTAERLLTHLEEMQPTISTDEEKSAAVVNAISVYMRHLGVRTKSGDKKSGRNFFRKKNRRPDEPPKTKKGLSSILDAARWNRGEPQVPDFRHLKIEAEADKQGSTERKGGLAVPSRDRNVGVPGQDTLGVSLHPLSGDSPDREPGVDPPLELGDLPLQGPTNLEPPAAPESTEEGADTESPEPGDEGEPGRLGLELEPEEPPGWRELVPPDTLHSLPKSQVKRQEVISELLVTEAAHVRMLRVLHDLFYQPMAEGGFFPQDELQNIFPSLDELIEVHSLFLDSLMKRRQDSGYLIEEIGDVLLARFDGAEGTWFQKISSRFCSRQSFALEQLKAKQRKDPRFCAFVQDAESRPRCRRLQLKDMIPTEMQRLTKYPLLLQSIGQNTEEPAERKKVERAAECCREILHHVNQAVRDMEDLLRLKDYQRRLDLSHLRQSSDPMLSEFKNLDITKKKLVHEGPLTWRVTKDKAVEVHVLLLDDLLLLLQRQDERLLLKSHSRTLTPTPDGKTMLRPVLRLTSAMTREVATDHKAFYVIFTWDQEAQIYELVAQTVSERKNWCALITETAGSLKVPAPASRPKPPRTSPSSTREPLLSSSENSNGGREMPPPDGRMERILSDLLPFCRPGPEGQLAATALQKVLSLKQLLLPVKEDSGAGPPREGDGVPGGGPLSLSQTQKVQEKLLSLEETVKRLEEMEEEFCRLRLLLSQLGGNTAPQPGCT from the exons ATGCAGGCAGCGGAAGAAATGGCCCGAGGGGCG GCCCCAGGGCCCCCCCGGCCTGGCCTGGTGCCCATCAGCATCATCGGGGCTGAGGACGAAGATTTTGAGAATGAGCTGGAGACG AATGCAGAGGAGCAGAACAGCCAgttccagagcctggagcaggTGAAGCGGCGCCCAGTCCACCTCATAGCCCTCCTGCAGCACGTGGCCCTGCAGTTCGAGCCAGCACCCCTG CTCTGCTGCCTCCACGCGGACATGCTGAGCACCCTGGGCCCCAAGGAGTTCAAGAAGGCCTTTATTGACTTCTACCACAGCTTCCTGGATAAGACAGCG GTTCTGCGGGTGTCAGTGCCTGCCAACGTCGCCTTTGAACTTG ACCGTACGCGGCCTGACCTCATCTCTGAGGACATCCAGCGGCGGTTCGTGCAGGAGGTGGTGCAGAGCCAGCAGGCGGCCATCAGCCGGCAGCTGGAGGACTTCCGCTCTAAGCGGCTCATGGGCATGACGCCCTGGGAGCAGGAGCTGGCCCATCTGGAGGCCTGGGCTGGACGGGACCGCACCACCTATGAGGCCCGGGAGCGGCTCACGGCCGAGCGGCTACTGACCCACCTTGAGGAGATGCA ACCCACCATCTCTACCGATGAAGAAAAGAG TGCTGCTGTGGTCAACGCCATCAGCGTGTACATGCGCCACCTTGGGGTGCGAACCAAGAGCGGGGACAAGAAATCGGGAAGGAACTTCTTCCGGAAAAAG AACCGGCGGCCAGATGAGCCTCCCAAGACCAAGAAAGGACTGAGCAGCATCCTGGATGCCGCCCGCTGGAACCGGGGAGAGCCCCAGG TGCCAGATTTTCGACACCTCAAAATCGAGGCTGAAG CTGATAAGCAAGGCTCTACAGAACGGAAGGGAGGCCTGGCAGTGCCTTCTCGAGACCGAAATGTTGGGGTTCCTGGGCAAGACACCCTCGGAGTTTCTCTGCACCCTCTGTCTGGGGACAGCCCAGACCGAGAACCAG GTGTTGACCCCCCACTGGAGCTGGGGGACCTGCCCCTGCAGGGCCCAACAAACCTGGAGCCCCCGGCAGCCCCAGAGAGCACTGAGGAGGGTGCTGACACAGAGAG CCCTGAGCCTGGAGATGAGGGGGAGCCAGGGCGGTTGGGACTAGAGCTGGAACCAGAGGAGCCCCCTGGCTGGCGGGAACTGGTCCCGCCGGACACCCTGCACAGCCTGCCCAAGAGCCAGGTGAAGCGGCAGGAAGTCATTAGCG agctgctggtgacgGAGGCGGCACACGTGCGCATGCTTCGGGTGCTGCATGACCTCTTCTACCAGCCCATGGCGGAGGGTGGCTTCTTCCCGCAGGATGAGCTGCAGAACATCTTTCCCAGCCTGGACGAGCTCATCGAGGTGCATT CCTTATTCCTTGATAGCCTGATGAAGCGGAGACAGGACAGTGGCTACCTCATTGAGGAGATTGGGGATGTGCTGCTGGCCCGG tttgatGGTGCTGAGGGCACGTGGTTCCAGAAAATCTCCTCCCGCTTCTGCAGCCGGCAGTCTTTTGCCTTAGAGCAGCTCAAAGCCAAACAGCGCAAGGATCCTCGATTCTGTGCCTTTGTGCAG GATGCCGAGAGCCGTCCACGGTGTCGCCGCTTACAGCTGAAGGACATGATCCCCACTGAGATGCAGCGCCTGACCAAGTACCCCCTGCTCCTCCAAAGCATCGGACAGAATACAG AAGAGCCTGCGGAACGGAAGAAAGTGGAGCGGGCGGCCGAGTGCTGCCGGGAAATTCTGCACCACGTCAACCAGGCCGTGCGCGACATGGAGGACCTGCTG AGGCTCAAGGATTATCAGCGGCGCCTGGACTTGTCCCACCTTCGTCAGAGCAGCGACCCCATGCTGAGCGAGTTCAAG AACCTGGACATCACCAAGAAAAAGTTGGTTCATGAGGGCCCGCTGACATGGCGAGTGACGAAGGACAAGGCTGTGG AGGTTCATGTGCTACTGCTGGAtgacctgctgctgctgctgcagcgCCAGGATGAGCGGCTGCTGCTCAAATCGCACAGCCGCACGCTGACGCCCACACCAGATGGCAAGACCATGCTGCGGCCTGTGCTGCGGCTCACCTCCGCCATGACCCGAGAGGTGGCCACTG ATCACAAAGCCTTCTACGTCATTTTCACTTGGGACCAGGAGGCCCAGATATATGAGCTGGTGGCACAGACAGTGTCTGAGAGGAAGAA CTGGTGTGCCCTCATCACGGAGACCGCTGGATCCCTGAAAGTCCCCGCCCCCGCCTCCCGCCCAAAACCCCCCCGGACCAGCCCAAGCAG CACTCGAGAACCCCTGCTCAGCAGCTCTGAAAACAGCAACGGTGGCAGAGAGATGCCTCCACCTGATG GCCGTATGGAGAGAATCCTCAGTGACCTCCTGCCCTTCTGCAGACCAGGCCCTGAGGGCCAGCTCGCTGCCACCGCCCTTCAGAAAG TGCTGTCCTTGAAGCAGCTCCTGTTGCCTGTGAAGGAAGACAGCGGGGCAGGGCCTCCCCGAGAAGGGGATGGGGTCCCGGGTGGTGGTCCCCTGAGCCTATCGCAGACCCAGAAGGTCCAGGAGAAGCTGCTCAGTCTGGAGGAGACCGTGAAGCGGCTGGAG gaGATGGAGGAGGAATTTTGCCGCCTTCGACTCCTCCTATCTCAGCTGGGTGGGAACACTGCTCCCCAGCCTGGCTGCACCTGA